One Bacteroidota bacterium genomic window carries:
- a CDS encoding T9SS type A sorting domain-containing protein → MEKLRRGLWKFALEFSFIQDVKGFQQNVMVKPRKFFSLCLFTVFALLAGYALAPAQGLVVNEVSNGPAGAQEYFELVVVGPSTNLNCGPVDLRGWIIDDNNGDFSCGACAGTGIAAGHYRFGLNPVWAAIPTGSIIVLYDPAVKNPKVPADDPNDTSPADGVYILPTSHATLDGSTTPCAGGNIPLPLGACGSCTGNATYIGACYTSGFAGTNAGLRNTGDAAQSRRPDGTYFHGISYGDAPSLINGGPDGLFFPIVGTTRYFEFLNTTNDDFRSISNFGSGTVASNGETPGLANSVANAAWIAFLQSPCLLPVTYLRPLEGNAENDRNVLTWTTATEINSAYFDIERTADLSEEFVSIGSVNAIGSQESPASYRYFDMNPGRGKHWYRLKQVDANGQYLHSNVVELTNANGIENALEVWPNPAADQLHIRVNAINANGLQLSDALGRLVWQPSTEFNNTIFETSVDIQDLPQGNYFLQLRTANGIMTKKVSVIHP, encoded by the coding sequence GTGGAAAAACTAAGGCGAGGATTGTGGAAATTTGCATTGGAATTCAGCTTCATACAGGATGTCAAAGGGTTCCAGCAAAATGTCATGGTGAAACCACGTAAATTCTTCAGCCTCTGTCTCTTCACCGTTTTTGCGTTGCTCGCGGGATATGCTCTGGCTCCGGCCCAGGGACTCGTGGTCAATGAAGTTTCCAATGGTCCGGCAGGTGCGCAAGAATACTTTGAGCTCGTGGTCGTGGGACCATCTACCAATCTGAACTGTGGCCCAGTTGACCTTAGAGGCTGGATTATCGATGACAACAACGGCGATTTCTCCTGCGGTGCCTGTGCGGGAACCGGGATCGCGGCGGGCCATTACCGCTTTGGTTTGAATCCTGTTTGGGCCGCTATTCCCACTGGATCGATCATTGTGCTTTACGATCCAGCTGTCAAAAATCCGAAAGTGCCTGCCGATGACCCCAATGATACGAGCCCTGCCGACGGTGTCTATATTCTGCCGACTTCACATGCTACATTGGATGGAAGCACCACGCCTTGCGCAGGAGGCAACATACCCTTACCACTCGGCGCATGCGGTTCGTGCACAGGCAACGCAACCTATATCGGAGCCTGTTACACAAGCGGATTTGCCGGCACCAACGCAGGTTTGCGCAACACCGGAGATGCTGCGCAAAGCCGTAGACCCGATGGCACATATTTTCATGGAATCAGTTACGGAGATGCACCTTCACTCATCAATGGCGGTCCCGACGGTTTGTTTTTCCCCATTGTCGGCACCACCAGGTACTTCGAATTTCTGAATACCACCAACGACGATTTCAGAAGCATTTCCAACTTTGGTTCCGGAACTGTTGCTTCCAATGGCGAGACTCCGGGATTGGCCAATTCGGTTGCAAACGCAGCTTGGATTGCCTTTCTCCAATCTCCATGCCTACTCCCAGTCACTTATTTGCGTCCACTTGAAGGCAATGCAGAAAATGACAGAAACGTATTGACTTGGACCACGGCAACCGAAATCAACAGCGCCTATTTTGACATCGAGCGCACAGCAGATCTTTCGGAAGAATTTGTGTCCATCGGATCCGTCAATGCAATAGGCAGCCAAGAAAGTCCGGCATCTTATCGGTATTTCGATATGAATCCGGGACGCGGAAAGCATTGGTATCGGCTCAAGCAGGTGGACGCCAACGGGCAATACCTCCACTCCAATGTGGTGGAACTCACTAACGCCAACGGAATCGAAAACGCATTGGAAGTTTGGCCAAATCCCGCCGCAGACCAACTTCATATTCGCGTGAATGCGATCAATGCCAATGGATTGCAATTAAGCGATGCGCTCGGGCGTCTGGTTTGGCAACCTTCCACGGAATTCAATAACACGATTTTTGAAACCTCAGTCGACATTCAAGACTTGCCGCAAGGAAATTATTTCCTTCAATTGCGTACCGCAAATGGAATCATGACCAAAAAAGTATCGGTCATTCATCCATAA
- a CDS encoding WG repeat-containing protein, whose product MRLRFIFLGLGILFSLTAKADLPERIPVRIGDRFGYCDAQMKVLIPASFQDAMPFVNGRAVVRQGNQYGLINTEGNWIIAPEQDQIVTGRLLHLRKGKKFALADYEGCQLTEYNLDAVYELKSGYFLLDQGGKKGLANPEGLLIIPCNYEQVSQLRDDQGNFTELFAVRENGRLGLYNVCGDLCMPAIFENVGVFQDGFAVVERARQFGMIDAEGHLRIACEFDQLQGMSEGLVAAKVKNRWGFIDGFGHEVLPFIYESVQEGGFFQGRVSVNRAGAWVLMQRNGEVDFSLSDGIQAPGAMAEGLIPICQLAPGGGVRFGYANAEGQLRIQLRFDRAEPFQKGFAIVGNKMMSNNSVVREMRFGVIDRRGHWIVPPMLRNQTEARLKRDSLGNIGFTTLSQRGKHCFVDQKGNRFGCGADWIGSIQKNWVSTNCEQGELIAVMRDNLWGFCDRRGKLAIPCQYSAVHCFADGLARVWSATNPAEFFYIDVRGKAFVLPAS is encoded by the coding sequence ATGCGTCTGCGTTTTATTTTCCTTGGTCTAGGAATCTTGTTTTCTCTTACGGCAAAGGCAGATTTGCCGGAAAGGATTCCCGTGAGAATCGGGGATCGTTTTGGCTATTGTGATGCCCAAATGAAGGTGCTGATTCCCGCAAGTTTCCAGGACGCGATGCCTTTTGTCAATGGCCGGGCTGTCGTCCGACAAGGCAATCAATATGGTTTGATCAACACCGAGGGCAATTGGATCATTGCGCCTGAACAGGATCAAATTGTCACAGGGAGGCTTTTGCACCTCAGAAAAGGGAAGAAATTCGCTTTGGCAGACTATGAAGGTTGTCAACTGACGGAATACAATTTGGATGCTGTTTATGAACTGAAGAGTGGCTATTTCCTGTTGGACCAAGGTGGGAAAAAGGGGCTTGCCAACCCGGAGGGTTTGCTGATCATCCCTTGTAACTATGAGCAGGTGAGTCAGTTGCGTGATGATCAAGGGAATTTTACGGAGTTGTTTGCAGTTCGGGAAAATGGTCGGTTGGGACTCTACAATGTGTGCGGCGACCTTTGTATGCCAGCAATTTTTGAAAATGTCGGCGTTTTTCAAGATGGCTTTGCTGTGGTGGAGCGCGCCCGGCAATTTGGAATGATTGACGCCGAGGGCCATTTGCGCATCGCCTGCGAATTTGACCAATTGCAAGGTATGAGCGAAGGGCTTGTAGCGGCGAAAGTCAAGAATCGCTGGGGATTTATTGACGGTTTTGGCCATGAGGTGCTGCCATTTATCTACGAATCGGTTCAAGAGGGCGGATTTTTCCAAGGAAGGGTGTCCGTGAACCGCGCTGGAGCTTGGGTTTTAATGCAACGAAACGGCGAAGTTGATTTTTCATTGTCAGATGGCATTCAAGCGCCGGGCGCCATGGCAGAAGGCTTGATTCCCATTTGTCAGCTCGCCCCGGGCGGAGGTGTGCGTTTTGGCTATGCCAATGCGGAAGGCCAACTCCGAATTCAACTCCGTTTTGATCGTGCGGAACCCTTTCAAAAGGGATTTGCCATCGTCGGGAATAAGATGATGAGCAACAATTCGGTTGTGCGGGAAATGCGATTCGGGGTCATTGACCGTCGCGGGCATTGGATCGTGCCGCCGATGCTGCGCAATCAAACGGAAGCGCGTCTCAAAAGGGATTCCCTCGGAAATATCGGATTTACAACGCTTTCGCAACGGGGGAAACACTGTTTTGTGGATCAGAAGGGCAACCGCTTTGGCTGTGGAGCCGATTGGATCGGCAGTATTCAAAAGAATTGGGTCAGTACGAATTGTGAGCAAGGTGAATTGATTGCCGTCATGCGGGACAATCTCTGGGGATTTTGCGATCGCCGAGGAAAGCTTGCAATTCCATGCCAATATTCAGCCGTACATTGTTTTGCAGATGGCTTGGCGCGGGTTTGGAGTGCCACCAATCCCGCTGAATTTTTCTATATCGATGTGCGGGGCAAAGCCTTTGTCCTTCCTGCTTCCTGA
- a CDS encoding class I SAM-dependent methyltransferase: MELLVLLACTVSTGMVWGAFYLVNGPRLKAQRKLDLAAKDSNSTPKPNAAAHAQAVGEFYDETTDAFLKVYGDVIQAFRTRDLSNLLGYQANVMQLKPGMKILDAGCGVCGPAMFFAKNHDVTVDAITASSVQQKEASQRIIAAGLEGKIRVQQGDYHQLSAYFPSGEYDVVYFLESFGHSADKVAAIASAWEMLKPGGMLYIKDLFIKEPAIASHAEEIKKNVERINEAYRYHVGDLNEVLTAVRKKGYILSALKTIDIPLEDFENLTISNDFQELTGIHRIDNLQEYLFPVDFFELICIKPWHDLSIGNSRYFLQNLYYLKVHGKIRSRALNGDALASGQKRTLPQPPALKTTQTPTAFFPKSRSQKPNLGFPAWYLSNHSAVNSNCWNGFSIDNGAPEGGLNAV; the protein is encoded by the coding sequence ATGGAATTGCTTGTTTTGCTCGCTTGCACAGTCTCCACCGGAATGGTTTGGGGGGCTTTTTACCTTGTCAATGGTCCGCGACTCAAGGCGCAACGCAAATTGGACCTCGCTGCAAAGGATTCAAACAGCACGCCCAAACCAAATGCGGCAGCGCATGCACAAGCAGTTGGCGAATTTTACGATGAGACGACAGATGCCTTTCTCAAGGTTTATGGCGATGTCATTCAAGCGTTTAGAACCCGAGATTTGAGCAATTTGCTGGGCTACCAAGCGAATGTCATGCAGCTTAAGCCCGGCATGAAGATTTTGGATGCCGGCTGTGGCGTTTGCGGGCCCGCAATGTTTTTTGCCAAGAACCATGACGTGACCGTTGATGCGATCACCGCATCCTCCGTCCAACAAAAGGAGGCAAGCCAACGGATTATCGCCGCAGGACTGGAAGGGAAAATCCGTGTGCAACAAGGCGATTACCATCAATTGTCCGCCTATTTTCCCTCAGGCGAATACGATGTCGTCTACTTTCTTGAGTCTTTTGGCCATTCCGCAGACAAGGTTGCAGCGATCGCCTCTGCTTGGGAAATGCTCAAGCCGGGAGGAATGCTCTACATCAAGGATCTGTTTATCAAGGAACCTGCCATCGCAAGCCACGCCGAAGAGATCAAGAAAAACGTCGAGCGCATCAACGAAGCCTATCGCTACCATGTCGGGGATTTGAACGAGGTGCTGACTGCGGTACGCAAAAAGGGTTATATTCTATCGGCGCTGAAGACCATCGACATACCCCTGGAAGACTTTGAAAACCTGACAATTTCCAACGATTTCCAAGAATTGACGGGCATTCATCGCATCGACAACCTCCAAGAATACCTTTTCCCCGTCGATTTCTTCGAATTGATCTGCATCAAACCTTGGCATGATTTGAGCATTGGCAACAGCCGATATTTCCTGCAGAACCTTTATTATTTGAAGGTTCACGGGAAAATCAGAAGCAGAGCTTTGAATGGTGACGCGTTGGCCTCCGGCCAAAAGCGCACCCTGCCCCAGCCTCCGGCTCTGAAAACAACTCAAACCCCAACGGCCTTCTTCCCGAAAAGCCGTTCCCAAAAGCCTAATTTGGGTTTTCCAGCATGGTACCTGTCAAACCATTCGGCCGTAAACTCAAATTGTTGGAACGGCTTTTCAATCGACAACGGCGCACCTGAAGGCGGCTTGAATGCCGTTTGA
- a CDS encoding phytanoyl-CoA dioxygenase family protein encodes MMIAENTYTLSAEIANWQPLPPMIVRDAELTAEIASEGFAVRSFLNSEALTALREIYAREHAIANEEGGMFYSLYSQNLEYRERIDKEVGAVMKPYLEAFFHSYKTVLHGFIVKVPGPKSGFVIHQDTTGLDEFKFSSLSVWIPLYDIGPEDGAMCLVRRSHKMGYPYRGISFAFPFDKIHGTVKRYLEPVYMKAGEAIIFDQRTFHASLPNRSEKNRIVAVAGLFPEAAEFQISYQESPEAPVEIYRQADDFILKYPRFMHDCRSRPIAGEKIREVEFTVPLWTPEEFVAKAEAAGLQPLDLVGRDDRLGCNPMPEPDGVEREPLAPLVKPKPVEEVQNSAPHRRPPTTVVDG; translated from the coding sequence ATGATGATTGCGGAAAACACCTATACTTTGTCAGCCGAGATTGCCAATTGGCAGCCTTTGCCGCCCATGATTGTGCGCGATGCCGAACTGACGGCCGAAATCGCTTCTGAAGGATTTGCTGTCAGGTCCTTTTTGAATTCCGAAGCATTGACCGCCCTACGGGAGATTTATGCCCGTGAGCATGCCATCGCCAATGAGGAAGGTGGCATGTTTTATTCGCTGTATTCTCAAAACTTGGAATACCGCGAACGCATTGACAAAGAGGTCGGTGCGGTAATGAAACCTTACTTGGAGGCATTTTTCCATTCTTATAAAACGGTGCTTCACGGTTTCATTGTCAAAGTTCCCGGTCCCAAAAGCGGATTTGTGATTCATCAAGACACCACAGGATTGGACGAATTCAAATTTTCCTCCTTGAGTGTCTGGATTCCACTCTATGACATTGGTCCTGAGGACGGTGCGATGTGTTTGGTGCGCCGCAGCCACAAGATGGGCTATCCTTACCGCGGCATTTCCTTTGCATTTCCTTTTGACAAAATTCATGGCACTGTGAAACGCTATTTGGAGCCTGTGTACATGAAGGCAGGGGAAGCGATCATTTTTGACCAACGCACATTCCACGCCTCCTTGCCTAATCGCTCTGAAAAAAATCGAATCGTGGCCGTCGCTGGATTGTTTCCAGAAGCTGCCGAATTCCAGATATCGTATCAAGAAAGCCCTGAAGCGCCGGTTGAAATTTACCGGCAAGCCGACGATTTTATCTTGAAGTATCCACGCTTCATGCACGACTGCCGCAGCAGACCGATTGCAGGCGAAAAAATCCGGGAGGTAGAATTCACCGTTCCACTTTGGACGCCGGAGGAATTTGTCGCAAAGGCGGAAGCCGCTGGTTTGCAGCCGCTTGACCTCGTTGGCCGCGACGACCGCTTGGGTTGCAACCCGATGCCGGAACCCGATGGCGTTGAACGCGAACCACTTGCACCTTTGGTGAAGCCCAAGCCGGTGGAAGAAGTTCAGAATTCCGCCCCGCATCGGCGCCCTCCAACAACGGTGGTGGATGGCTGA
- a CDS encoding T9SS type A sorting domain-containing protein, translating into MLKTPFLKYLLLTFFIFSAEMALAQCSNSQIEVAVTIVPDQFPTETTWELRDGNNTLLGSGVNALGDTLCVDTGACLRFTIFDSYGDGICCSFGTGSYSVTYGGTQVASGGNFSFEESTMFGNCAPGSDCSFADTVTTGTYSASHRNFWYLWIPDSTGTYEISTCGNNSCNTVIWVYDHCVGLQWDNTNQGTAYYNDNDCALQARVTGHFAGGTPYWIRIGDQGSNCTGPINWSLTYLGPVVGCTDPNACNYNPLATVSDTCYYPGDTLCPDGPDLTVIQSAIEGSLQLDILTQVDPCLVNEGCLTGYGTRDLMRFTTHIKNIGTQDYYIGEPNANPQMFQFDVCHGHWHFAGYAEYVLYDSLAQPLPIGFKNGFCVLDLECSGGGTAQYGCGNMGISTGCGDIYDAGLQCQWIDITTVPSGRYTLVVRVNWNQLPDALGRVEKDFDNNWAQVCFNLVKDPVPGGHNHSFTLDPNCQPLVDCNGVVFGGAVLDCAGVCDGTALRGDVDNNQAQQVLDGTTYVNDILSNTPVLTNCTDLNGDGEISVFDAALINACALRGDGFLVTGGGIHDYCSDLPSNVVNINDSVSLRLGAIDYNNRTVDVEILNPDCRVAAYQFEVSGLNLVAASNLIPSIEYPNTVQVNSSGTVISLTMQDSAIGKSVVWRNLCRLEFASVTGGLICIDQIVDVLNSEYEGVISTIDGSCITSVAVADIADVYHVRVFPNPFSKRTTLEFDMFAKEKFTLEILDMQGRVVRDYGQVRSNSLEIERGDLGAGIYFYRLKGKAEQVGKLVIE; encoded by the coding sequence ATGTTAAAGACGCCCTTTTTGAAGTACTTGCTCCTCACTTTCTTCATTTTTTCAGCGGAAATGGCCCTTGCCCAATGCTCCAATTCACAGATTGAAGTAGCGGTGACGATTGTGCCGGATCAATTTCCCACCGAAACGACTTGGGAGTTGCGTGATGGCAACAATACCCTGCTCGGCTCAGGCGTCAATGCTTTGGGCGATACGCTTTGCGTGGATACAGGCGCCTGCTTGCGGTTCACGATTTTTGACAGCTATGGCGATGGCATCTGTTGTTCGTTTGGCACGGGTTCCTATTCTGTGACCTACGGCGGCACGCAGGTGGCTTCTGGCGGAAACTTTTCATTCGAAGAATCGACCATGTTTGGCAACTGCGCTCCCGGATCTGACTGCTCCTTTGCGGATACTGTCACCACGGGAACCTATTCGGCAAGTCACCGGAATTTTTGGTATCTCTGGATTCCCGATTCGACCGGAACCTACGAAATCAGTACCTGCGGCAACAATTCCTGTAACACGGTGATTTGGGTGTACGACCACTGTGTCGGCTTGCAATGGGACAATACCAACCAAGGCACTGCCTATTACAACGACAACGATTGTGCGTTGCAGGCACGCGTCACGGGACATTTTGCCGGCGGCACACCTTATTGGATTAGAATCGGGGATCAAGGCAGCAATTGCACGGGTCCGATCAACTGGTCCCTGACCTATTTGGGCCCTGTCGTCGGTTGTACTGACCCCAATGCCTGCAATTACAATCCATTGGCGACCGTTTCTGATACATGCTACTATCCCGGAGATACGCTCTGCCCCGATGGTCCTGACTTGACCGTGATTCAATCCGCCATCGAAGGCTCCCTGCAACTCGACATTTTGACTCAGGTCGATCCTTGCTTGGTCAATGAAGGCTGCTTGACGGGTTATGGCACCCGTGATTTGATGCGTTTTACCACCCACATCAAAAACATTGGTACGCAGGATTATTACATCGGCGAACCCAATGCCAATCCGCAGATGTTTCAGTTTGACGTCTGTCACGGGCACTGGCATTTTGCGGGCTACGCTGAATATGTGTTGTATGATTCGCTCGCACAACCCCTGCCCATCGGGTTCAAAAATGGCTTCTGTGTGCTGGATTTGGAATGCTCCGGAGGTGGAACTGCCCAATATGGCTGCGGAAACATGGGGATTTCAACGGGTTGCGGAGATATCTATGATGCTGGCCTTCAATGCCAATGGATTGATATCACGACCGTTCCCAGCGGGCGGTACACGCTCGTGGTGCGCGTAAACTGGAATCAATTGCCCGACGCCTTGGGTCGTGTGGAAAAGGATTTTGACAATAACTGGGCCCAAGTTTGCTTCAACTTGGTCAAGGATCCGGTTCCTGGCGGGCACAACCATTCGTTTACCTTGGATCCGAATTGCCAACCGCTGGTGGATTGCAACGGCGTCGTATTTGGCGGAGCAGTTTTGGATTGTGCCGGCGTCTGCGACGGAACTGCGCTGCGTGGCGACGTCGACAACAATCAGGCTCAGCAAGTGTTGGACGGAACGACGTACGTGAATGATATCCTTTCCAATACGCCTGTGCTCACCAATTGCACGGACTTGAACGGTGACGGCGAAATTTCGGTTTTCGATGCCGCATTGATCAATGCCTGCGCATTGCGCGGTGACGGATTCCTGGTGACAGGCGGCGGCATCCATGACTATTGCAGCGATTTGCCCTCCAACGTGGTCAATATCAATGACAGCGTCAGCCTACGTCTGGGTGCGATCGACTACAACAACCGCACGGTGGACGTCGAAATCCTGAATCCCGATTGCCGCGTTGCCGCCTATCAGTTTGAAGTCAGTGGTTTGAATCTGGTTGCAGCTTCGAATCTCATTCCCAGCATCGAATATCCCAATACCGTCCAGGTCAATTCCAGCGGAACGGTCATTTCGCTGACGATGCAGGACAGTGCAATTGGAAAAAGCGTGGTTTGGCGCAACTTGTGTCGCTTGGAATTTGCCTCTGTCACGGGGGGACTCATCTGCATCGATCAAATTGTAGACGTCTTGAATAGCGAATACGAAGGTGTGATTTCGACCATTGACGGAAGCTGTATCACGTCGGTTGCAGTCGCTGACATCGCGGACGTTTACCATGTGCGCGTATTCCCCAATCCATTCTCCAAGCGTACCACCTTGGAATTTGACATGTTTGCCAAGGAGAAATTCACCTTGGAGATTCTGGATATGCAAGGCCGCGTCGTGCGTGACTACGGGCAAGTGCGCAGCAATAGCCTCGAAATCGAACGCGGCGACCTTGGCGCTGGCATCTACTTCTATCGCCTCAAAGGCAAAGCCGAACAGGTTGGGAAACTGGTGATTGAGTAG
- a CDS encoding TlpA family protein disulfide reductase, with product MRKFLLTALVLIPTLLLSQKVVKIEGGVDRSPTSTPTMRLNSLFLGDDQSVTMPVKDSKFATELKVESPMEAKFSVNGALFPVWLEPGTDLRIDVRTTKENKTELVCSGKTGPESNFLGRFQTLFGKHYLADSMNKMLLDSTIDVLELNLFEYRKQETAFWEAEVKGNTFSPAFVAYMKAQIQYNYDRWLAAFPIVRANADTKILEVKPLPRTIEKGFSAAAIKNVASLNSLAYREFTYYYITYTVSKDNGFKKFTDSNIALNKKHPVAVKNLTGQALNWYTTRITAELLPGLAPGSVDRMKDLVKKGTMGDVYGKYLDRQISKVNAEKANQAKKGEADKALAGEKYPVKMVDLNGKPVKMSDFKGKVVYVDFWASWCGPCRKEMPNSKALHERLAKQLDEKSMKDIVFLYVSIDRTEEPWRKAITDMQLEGTQAFSSAEWQDGVGNFFQVASIPRYMVMNKAGEIVNMNASRPGDPATESMLLDLVKK from the coding sequence ATGCGGAAGTTTCTGCTGACAGCTCTTGTCTTGATTCCCACCCTTTTGCTCTCGCAAAAGGTCGTCAAAATCGAAGGTGGCGTTGATCGTTCGCCGACCTCTACGCCCACGATGCGCCTCAACAGCCTCTTTTTAGGCGATGACCAATCGGTCACCATGCCTGTAAAAGACAGCAAGTTTGCGACCGAATTGAAAGTCGAATCGCCGATGGAAGCCAAGTTTTCCGTCAATGGTGCGCTTTTCCCGGTTTGGCTCGAACCGGGTACAGACCTGCGCATCGATGTCAGAACCACCAAAGAAAACAAAACAGAACTCGTTTGCTCCGGCAAAACCGGGCCTGAAAGCAATTTCCTCGGTCGTTTCCAGACCTTATTTGGCAAACATTATTTGGCCGATTCCATGAACAAGATGCTGCTCGACAGCACCATCGATGTTTTGGAATTGAATCTCTTTGAATATCGCAAACAGGAGACGGCATTCTGGGAAGCTGAGGTCAAAGGAAACACCTTCAGCCCGGCATTTGTGGCCTACATGAAGGCTCAAATTCAGTACAACTATGATCGTTGGCTCGCAGCTTTTCCGATTGTGCGTGCCAATGCAGATACTAAAATTCTCGAGGTGAAGCCGCTTCCACGCACGATTGAGAAGGGTTTCAGTGCCGCTGCTATCAAGAATGTCGCTTCGCTGAACAGCCTCGCATACAGGGAGTTTACCTATTACTACATCACCTACACGGTTTCCAAAGACAATGGGTTCAAGAAGTTCACTGACTCGAACATCGCATTGAACAAAAAGCATCCGGTTGCGGTCAAGAACCTTACCGGTCAGGCCCTCAACTGGTACACAACCCGCATCACAGCGGAATTGCTTCCAGGTTTGGCGCCAGGATCAGTGGATCGAATGAAGGACCTGGTGAAAAAAGGTACCATGGGCGATGTGTACGGGAAATACCTGGACCGTCAGATCTCTAAAGTAAATGCGGAGAAGGCCAATCAAGCCAAAAAAGGCGAAGCGGACAAAGCATTGGCTGGCGAAAAATATCCTGTGAAAATGGTCGACTTGAACGGCAAGCCGGTCAAAATGAGCGATTTCAAAGGCAAAGTCGTTTATGTGGACTTCTGGGCAAGCTGGTGCGGCCCATGTCGCAAAGAAATGCCCAATTCAAAGGCACTGCACGAGCGCTTGGCCAAGCAGCTCGACGAAAAATCAATGAAAGACATCGTTTTCCTCTACGTATCGATTGACCGCACCGAGGAGCCTTGGCGCAAGGCCATTACCGATATGCAACTCGAAGGCACACAGGCCTTCAGCTCTGCTGAGTGGCAAGACGGCGTTGGCAATTTCTTCCAAGTTGCCAGCATCCCGCGTTACATGGTCATGAATAAGGCCGGCGAAATTGTGAACATGAATGCCAGCCGTCCAGGCGATCCTGCAACAGAATCCATGTTGCTCGATTTGGTCAAAAAGTAA
- a CDS encoding sterol desaturase family protein: MNSHLMIVFAIPFFLLLMGLEALWGYAKDKHIYRLNDTLSNLMIGIGNQAFNLIWKAGILGIYVWMFNHISLFQQPKTLWSFFLCLVAFDFLFYWAHRWGHEVNLFWGAHMVHHSSEEYNLSVALRQSWFHNVLAFFVFLPLPILGFDPVIFGAAAGIDTLYQFWIHTKSIGKLPRWIEWIFNTPSHHRVHHGRNPKYIDKNHAGVLIIWDRMFGTFQAEEEEVVYGITTPLKSWNPMWANLHYYVDLFHLGKSFGKWSDRFRLIFARPGWKPKEMGGYQSTAPLEKQDLVHYNASNTKSFVAYVVAQFALMMVGLVQLMIHFQELTLFYKLGFLTVIIVTGMICGAILENRKWVLIAEYFRLAVVIALLNAVYFELYTEWFLFMVIGSGVGFVVFNLWFTLGWIFQRREMQLATGGGGK; this comes from the coding sequence ATGAATAGCCATTTGATGATTGTTTTTGCCATCCCCTTTTTCTTGCTTTTGATGGGCCTGGAGGCACTGTGGGGTTATGCCAAGGACAAACACATTTATCGCCTCAACGACACGCTATCCAACCTGATGATCGGAATTGGAAACCAAGCCTTTAACCTGATTTGGAAGGCAGGAATCCTGGGAATCTACGTTTGGATGTTTAACCACATTTCGCTTTTTCAGCAACCCAAAACACTTTGGTCGTTTTTCCTTTGCCTCGTTGCCTTTGACTTTTTGTTTTATTGGGCGCATCGTTGGGGCCATGAAGTCAACCTGTTTTGGGGAGCGCATATGGTTCATCACAGCAGCGAAGAATACAATTTGAGCGTTGCCTTGCGGCAGTCGTGGTTTCACAACGTCCTCGCATTTTTTGTATTCCTGCCCTTGCCAATCCTGGGTTTTGATCCGGTCATCTTTGGCGCAGCGGCTGGAATAGACACCTTGTATCAGTTTTGGATTCATACAAAATCGATCGGAAAATTGCCGCGATGGATCGAATGGATTTTTAATACGCCCTCCCACCATCGCGTACATCATGGCCGTAACCCAAAGTACATCGACAAAAACCATGCTGGCGTATTGATCATCTGGGACCGCATGTTTGGCACCTTCCAAGCTGAGGAAGAGGAAGTTGTCTATGGCATCACGACGCCGCTCAAAAGCTGGAATCCCATGTGGGCAAACCTACACTACTATGTAGATCTTTTTCATCTTGGGAAATCCTTTGGTAAATGGTCAGATAGATTCCGCCTGATTTTCGCGCGACCAGGTTGGAAACCAAAGGAAATGGGCGGATACCAATCCACCGCTCCACTTGAAAAACAGGACTTGGTACACTACAACGCAAGCAATACCAAATCATTCGTCGCCTACGTGGTAGCACAGTTTGCGTTGATGATGGTCGGATTGGTTCAATTGATGATTCACTTCCAGGAACTTACCCTGTTTTACAAACTTGGATTCCTCACGGTCATTATCGTGACAGGGATGATCTGCGGGGCCATTTTGGAGAACCGGAAATGGGTGTTGATTGCGGAGTATTTCCGGCTTGCAGTGGTGATTGCCCTGCTGAATGCGGTGTACTTTGAGCTTTACACCGAATGGTTTTTGTTTATGGTGATCGGCTCGGGGGTAGGATTTGTGGTATTCAACCTCTGGTTTACCTTGGGATGGATTTTTCAACGCAGGGAAATGCAACTTGCTACAGGTGGCGGCGGCAAATAG